In Dehalogenimonas sp. THU2, the genomic window CGCCATCGAAGGTCTGTGGGAGACGGACGACCCTTCCCTGATCCGTAAAGTGTTACCGCTGATGGAATCTGACCCCGACGCCGGGGTGCGCGCCGCGGCGGCCGAGGTGTTGGGAAAATTCGTCATGCTGGCCGAATACGGCAAGCTCAGCTCAGAGACGGGGGATCTGCTTGCCGAAAAGCTGCTAAGTGCTTTCAACGATCCCGGTGAGGAGATTGAAGTCCGGCGGCGAGCCCTGGAAGCGGTGTCTTATCTTTCCCGGCCCGAAGTACGCCAGGCCATTACCGCGGCCTATGATTCCGGCGATCCCGTTTTCCGGGGCAGCGCCCTTTTTGCCGCCGGCCGCAACCTGGATCCGGGGTGGCTGGATATTCTCCTCGATGAGTTGTCCAGCGATTTACCGGATCATCGTTATGCCGCCGCGGTGGCCTGCGGCGAGTACGAGGATGAACTGGCGGTGCCGCAGCTCGTCCGCCTGACCGTGGATAACGACGTCGATGTGAAGATGGCGGCCATTGTCGCGCTTGGCCGGATCGGCGGGCCGGATGCCAAGAGTTGCCTGGAAGAGCTGGTTGAATCCGATGACGAGGCAGTGCGTGAGATGGCCGTGCAGTCATTGGAAGACCTGGCCGCCGGCGCCGATGTCCTGGACTTTTCCGCCGATACCGACGAGTAAAACGATGCGGGTTGAAAAAAAACTGCCGAAGATAGCCCTCCGGGCCAAGCGCCTGGATGATGCCGCGCTGGACTACCAGTGGCAGACCGACCTTGAGTTTTCCCGTCTGCACGTCCAGCCGCCGCTGACGTTGTCTTTCACTGAGTTCGCGGCCGAGTACGCTATCATACTCAAAAACCAGTGGCCGGGGCGTATCCAGTTTGCCATCGAAACCGGGGAAGGGTTGCATATCGGAGACTGCGCCTGCCATAACATCAACCGCGCCACCAAGGAGGCCGAGATTGGCATCAATATCGGCCGGCGGGAGTACTGGGGGCAGGGGTACGGCGTAGCGGCGCTCAGGGGACTGGTGGATTACACCTTTCGCCAGACCGATCTGCAGAAACTGCGTTTGCGGACGCTGCCTGACAACCTGAGGGCGCAGCGGTGTTTCGCCAAAGCCGGTTTTACTGTCGCCGGTTCGGTAAGGGAAGGCGAAGTGTCGTTCGTCCAGATGGAACTGACGCGCCGCGACTGGGAGAAGCAGGCTGAAAAACAATAATCGGCGAAAATTCCCAAAACTCTGTTTCCGCCCTCACGATTAGCCAAACGTCGGAGCGGATGCCCTTAGACCCTTGACAAGCCCTTGGCGGCTATGATATTATTCTACTTCGTCAGCGATTGACGGAGCACCTTAACAACTGGATAGCGGAAGGAAATAAAGCCAATTTTATTGCAGCGTAAATTCGTTTTTTAAATAGCTTGGAGAGTTTGATCCTGGCTCAGGATGAACGCTAGCGGCGCACCTTATGCATGCAAGTCGAACGGTTCCGACGCAAGTCGGGATAGTGGCAAACGGGTGAGTAATAGATAAATAACCTGCCTTTAAGTGGGGGATAACACTTCGAAAGAAGTGCTA contains:
- a CDS encoding GNAT family protein, with translation MRVEKKLPKIALRAKRLDDAALDYQWQTDLEFSRLHVQPPLTLSFTEFAAEYAIILKNQWPGRIQFAIETGEGLHIGDCACHNINRATKEAEIGINIGRREYWGQGYGVAALRGLVDYTFRQTDLQKLRLRTLPDNLRAQRCFAKAGFTVAGSVREGEVSFVQMELTRRDWEKQAEKQ
- a CDS encoding HEAT repeat domain-containing protein encodes the protein MTNPAHRTDGVEPSFESVLIKLADTDEKLSNAEIAALSLASPEKAALFSRYWPETPPERKALALGRMQELAEDDATLDFSALYRRMLGDPLPVVRAAAIEGLWETDDPSLIRKVLPLMESDPDAGVRAAAAEVLGKFVMLAEYGKLSSETGDLLAEKLLSAFNDPGEEIEVRRRALEAVSYLSRPEVRQAITAAYDSGDPVFRGSALFAAGRNLDPGWLDILLDELSSDLPDHRYAAAVACGEYEDELAVPQLVRLTVDNDVDVKMAAIVALGRIGGPDAKSCLEELVESDDEAVREMAVQSLEDLAAGADVLDFSADTDE